In Falsibacillus pallidus, the genomic window CCCTCTCAGAAAGATGCCACAAGTTGAAGAAGACATACGTATCGTTGAAATGGAAGGCATCGATTATTCTGCTTGCTGCGGCACCCATGTAGCACGGACAGGTCAGATTGGCTTGTTAAAAATTATCAAAACGGAAAAGAATAAGAAAATGACCAGGATTCATTTTACGGCCGGAGTCCGCTCCTTAAAAGAATTTCAGCTTGCACATAATGAAATGACTGAAATAGCACGCCACTTTTCCACTTCTAAGGAAATGTCTCTTGAAAAGATCTTCAAGCTTGAAGATGAATTAAAGAATGTGCAGAAGGAACTGAAGGAATTAAAAGCATTCAGGGCGTCTCGTACAGCAAATGATTTAAAAGAATCCATGAATGGCAACGCTGTATGCCATTATTTTACTGATTTTGATTTTGAAGAAATGTCAATGGCCGCAAGTGAACTTCTCGCTTCCGATATCACTCAAGTATTGCTCGGTTGTAAAAATGGATTAAAAGTCTTATTTGCTGCAAATGGAGAATCTGAAATAAACTGCGGAATAACATTGAAAGAGCATATCAGTAAATTCAACGGAAAAGGCGGGGGCACTCCACAAAGGGCTCAAGGATCATTTACACAAGAAAGCGATTTGCTCGATTTTCTAACTGAAATGAAAAAAATCTTATAAAAAAACGAAGGGAGCCCCTCCCTTCGTTTTTAGCTATGGCTCTTTTCTCAAAGTTTGTTGCTTTTGTCATTTAAATACGATCCCCTATGCAATCAAAATATCGTGTTTAGTTAGAAAAGAGCCTGGAATACTAAATTTCAACGCGCCAAACAATTACTATTACGTTAAAATCGGCAGTAAGATTTTAACAACAATGTTTACGAAAACAGCCTTAACTATTCACATAATTTTCATTCAAGCCTGGAGCTTTCTTACCTTTATGAAGAATCAGGGTCAAGATTACACCCATCAATGCCAGGATTCCAAAGAATAAATATACGATATAAATGGAAAAACGATCATACAATATTCCACCTACAAACGTGCTGAACCAATTGCCGAGACCATTTC contains:
- a CDS encoding alanyl-tRNA editing protein, with amino-acid sequence MTQKLYYDFPQITAWDTEIERMFEENGKCYLTLKKTAFYPEGGGQPADKGNIGEAAVLDVQERTNEIIHEVDQFPASKIVSCSIDANRRLDHTQHHSAQHLLSAVLLELYEIPTLSFHLGKEIVTIDVDAPSISDEQIAVIEKQVNDYIYDNLPIHTYYPDPDQLSSIPLRKMPQVEEDIRIVEMEGIDYSACCGTHVARTGQIGLLKIIKTEKNKKMTRIHFTAGVRSLKEFQLAHNEMTEIARHFSTSKEMSLEKIFKLEDELKNVQKELKELKAFRASRTANDLKESMNGNAVCHYFTDFDFEEMSMAASELLASDITQVLLGCKNGLKVLFAANGESEINCGITLKEHISKFNGKGGGTPQRAQGSFTQESDLLDFLTEMKKIL